In the genome of Pseudonocardia cypriaca, the window GGGCCGAACGAGTAGATGCCGGCGTTGTTGACCAGGACGTCCACGCGCCCGGTGACCCGCAGCGCCCGCTCGGCCAACGACCGCGCCCCGGCCGGCGTGGCCAGGTCGGCAGCGACGAAGTCGGCGGCCGCACCGGCACTGCGCAGTGCCTTCACCATCAGCTCGCAGCGGGCCTCGTCCCGGCCCGACACGATGACGTGAGCGCCGCGCGCAGCCAGCGCGTCGGCGGTGGCGCGGCCGATGCCGCTGGTGGAGCCGGTCACGAGGGCGGTGCGCCCGTCGAGCGGAGTGGTCATGATCGCCAGCCTGCGTCCTCGCCGTGGCCGGACGCCAAGAACTTTGCGGATCTGTCAAGCTGCGTCGGTGTCCGTCGATCTGAACGCAACCCTGCAATCCGTCGGGCCCCGGCTACGGGCGCTGCGCCGCAGGAGCGGTACGACGCTGGCCGAGCTGTCGGCGACGACGGGCATCCGGGTCAGCACGCTGTCCCGGCTGGAGACCGGGGCGCGCAGGCCCAACCTGGAGCAGGTACTCGCGCTCGCCGCGGCCTACCGCGTGAGCACCGACGAGCTCATCGGCGGCCCGCCGACCGGTGACCCGCGGGTCCACATGCGCCCGGTGACACGGGACGGGAAGACCCTCATCCCCCTGACCCGGCGGCCGGGCGGCATCCAGGCCTACAAGCTGATCCTGCCCGGCGTCGACGAGCCGGTGCCGGCCCCCGAACAGCGCAGCCACGAGGGTTTCGAGTGGCTCTACGTCCTCAACGGGCGGCTCCGGCTCGTCCTCGGCGACCAGGACATCGTCCTCGTCCCGGGCGAGGCCGCGGAGTTCGACACCCAGGTCCCGCACTGGTTCGGCGCCGCCGACCCCGTGCCGACCGAGATGCTCGCCCTCTTCGGTCTCCAGGGCGAGCGGGCCCACCTCCGCGCCCGCACCCGGCGTCCCTGACCCGTGCCGCTCGCCCCTGTCAGCCCTCCAGGCTCGTCGGGGCCGTCGACAGCGCGTCGGTCAGCAACGCGACGAGCGCCTCGTGCTGCACGTCGGTGGACGAGCCGACCTCCTCGTCCGAGCCGTCGAGCGCCTGGGCGGCGAGGCCGGCCTTGCTGTCGATCAGCTCGGCGATCCGGGCGTCGATCGTCTGCGCGGCGATGATGCGCCACGCGGTGACGGGCTGCGACTGGCCGATGCGGTGGCTGCGGTCGATCGCCTGGGTCTGCTCCGCGGCGGTCCAGGAGAGCTCGGCGAGCACGAGGTTGGAGGCGACCTGGAGGTTGAGGCCCACGCCTGCCGCCGTGAGCGAGCAGACCGCGACGGCCACGTCGGCGTCGTTCGTGAAGGCGTCGATGTTGCGCTGCCTCACGGTGGGCGTCTGGTCGCCGCGGATCGACGAGAAGCGGACCCCCTGCTGGGCGAACGTCTCCTCGGCCGCGTCCATCACGTCGACGTGCTTGGCGAAGAAGACCACCTTGCCCGCGCTGCGCGCGAGCTGGACCGCGTAGTCGGCGGCCAGACCGGCCTTCGCCCGGCCGATGCGCCGCATCATGCTGAAGACGTTCTCGCCGGTCGTCGAGGTGGTGGCGTCCTTCTGCTCCCACCTGGCCACCTGCCGCACGAGGTCGTGGTCGATGCCGTCGGCCACGGCGCCGGACCGGCGGCTGGCCAGCGCCTCCTCGTACCGCGCCACCATCCGGCGCGCGAGCTCGCGCTCGGCCGCCCGGATCGAGCGCCCCACCGGTCCGTCCAGCTCGACGGGCAGATCGGCGATGCGGCGCGCGGGGATGTCGGCGGCCACGTCGACCTTGCGGCGGCGGACGATGCCGAGATCGACGACGCACTGGCGGGCGGCGGAGTAGAACCCCGGGTCGGCGGGGGTCAGGCCGGTCTCGTCGAGCGCGTTCATCAGCTCGGCGAGCGGCTTCTTGTCGTCGATCCAGCCCAGGAACTGCCAGATCGCCCGGAAGTCCTCGATGTCGTTGATCAGCGGGGTGCCGGTGAGGGCCATCAGCAGCGGGCGCGCGGTGAAGGACCGGATCCGCTCGGAGAGCGCCAGTACGTGCTTCGAGCGCTGGGAGGACTTGTTCTTGATGAAGTGCGCCTCGTCGACGACCATGCCGCGCAGGCCGAAGCCGCCGAGCCAGCCCACGTGGCGGTCGAGCACCTCGTAGTTGACGACGACGATGTCGGCGAACCCGTCGATCGACTCGCCGTTGCCGTGGATCACGGTGGCCGCGCGGTGGGGCGTCCACATCTTGGCCTCGCGCGCCCAGTTCGTCTTCACGACGTTCGGCACGACGACGAGCAGCGGGTAGGCGTTGGCCGCCTCGGCGGCGAGCAGCGCCTGAGCCGTCTTGCCCAACCCCGGCTC includes:
- a CDS encoding helix-turn-helix domain-containing protein encodes the protein MSVDLNATLQSVGPRLRALRRRSGTTLAELSATTGIRVSTLSRLETGARRPNLEQVLALAAAYRVSTDELIGGPPTGDPRVHMRPVTRDGKTLIPLTRRPGGIQAYKLILPGVDEPVPAPEQRSHEGFEWLYVLNGRLRLVLGDQDIVLVPGEAAEFDTQVPHWFGAADPVPTEMLALFGLQGERAHLRARTRRP
- a CDS encoding DEAD/DEAH box helicase, with the protein product MARRGQPQTRARRTVPRDRRHGRRREDVKQDVYSVLARAVREVEAALHTGRVTPSTRTKFQAVALLLRDERARVRAEENVTDAHRAEQLKRLDGIATILAKSAVRDSDLLALLAEDAVVSDEARSVKRDMLRSAGIEPSVDELPPAEPAAAAEQRVVPRSVVSRQLANPFLAPDVAAVRPSGPRPTRLATWELIGPLLSSFERAGSGASACMDLPAPTSRYTPRDMELMPHQARLVAAAAAGHRTFLLADEPGLGKTAQALLAAEAANAYPLLVVVPNVVKTNWAREAKMWTPHRAATVIHGNGESIDGFADIVVVNYEVLDRHVGWLGGFGLRGMVVDEAHFIKNKSSQRSKHVLALSERIRSFTARPLLMALTGTPLINDIEDFRAIWQFLGWIDDKKPLAELMNALDETGLTPADPGFYSAARQCVVDLGIVRRRKVDVAADIPARRIADLPVELDGPVGRSIRAAERELARRMVARYEEALASRRSGAVADGIDHDLVRQVARWEQKDATTSTTGENVFSMMRRIGRAKAGLAADYAVQLARSAGKVVFFAKHVDVMDAAEETFAQQGVRFSSIRGDQTPTVRQRNIDAFTNDADVAVAVCSLTAAGVGLNLQVASNLVLAELSWTAAEQTQAIDRSHRIGQSQPVTAWRIIAAQTIDARIAELIDSKAGLAAQALDGSDEEVGSSTDVQHEALVALLTDALSTAPTSLEG